The Pyrus communis chromosome 12, drPyrComm1.1, whole genome shotgun sequence genomic sequence ACTCGAAGTACTTGTTGCAGCAACCGTGCTGCAAGACGTTGGGTGATTCCGCCTACAACACGCCCCCCCAGGTTCCGTGCCTCAGGTTGTTGAAGGACCTGGTCGAGTGAGatatcattcaaaacatgtttatAAATAAGTTGAGTCTTTTAGGTCTAATTCAATGACAATGTGcaatgtgaatgcatttgaaaGAGTGCAAAAGGCTAATTCATGAAGGCAGAAAATGACATGGTGTGAAGTGTGATGACAAATATAATCAAGGATCAAACAGAGAATCTGAATGGCAAAAAAGAATGGAACATATCGTGTGAATTATTTGAGGTTTCTTCTTTTGTTATATTGGATAAACAAATGCACTAATGATAGAATAAACTCTAAGATGATGAAGCAATATAAACCAACACAACAGCCTTTCGACCCAGAACTAGAAAGAACGTATACAATGCACTAGTGCAGAAAACAAACATGGTTCTTACTTGTAAAATGGGCTGCAAAAGCGCTGGATCAAAATTTTCTGAGGACTGTAGAAGTCCCCAAATCCGGAGTACTTGATCTCGGAGCTCAATCATGCTTTCTTGTTCAGCAATGCTCATTACAAGTGGTCCATTAGCATTGCCATTAGCAATTGCAGCTCTCATAAAATTGGGCATATAATTGTAGGTATCAATAAATGTACCCCAAACAAAAGCTTCAGTGACACGAACAGCCTCCTTAATAACTAAAGTTCGGAGTTCTTCACCATCTGACCCCAATATTAACTTCAATACAGGTTGTAAAGCATCTTTTGCAGAGAAATCTTTATCTTTTCTTCCCTGAACCAACAGGTTTTCAAGTCGGTTCCACCTGCAATCAACAGAAGTAACAAATTGTCAAGTAGTTCAGTACACCAAATCATATCAATTACCATCCAATATAAGTATAAAGATGGCAACAGAATCCATGCCTAAGCTTCCCATCCTTAAAAAGCAACTCAATCAGAGCATCTCTGAGATATGGGTTTGGATCCGTGAGAAGTCTTTTAGCGAAATACGGGTATGAAGCAGCCAGCACCTTGAAATTAGGATCAGCATTAAGGGCTAGACCTTCTAGTACGGTAAGTGACCTTAATATCAATGCATAATAAGCTGGGACTGCAAGAATAATAGAAAAGCAAAATCATCAGACTCAATCAGAGAATAAGGTAGAAAACTATATCAGTTTTACGTTTATATGAATACACAGTTTGTATATTGACAATAATGAAAAGTGAGAAATTTAGAAGGGCTCAACTTCTTTCTATTTCTCTTTACAgttaaaatatatgtaaaacttaTAATGAGGAAGTTTGTTAATAATTAAACTAAATACGCTAACCcgaaaggaaaatttgaaaacaggCCAATGAGCTTTCTTGgataagaagaaaaatggaTAAATCAAACACACCAGAAGCATAAGTCCTAACCCATGACACTCCTTTAGAACTtcgaaataaaataaacaaattcccAGCCCATCAGGTCAGCTTGCTTTAATTATAACGTGTAGTGCCAAAATTCAAGAGTTGGGCTTGAAGGTCACAAAACAAGGTTAAAGCATCAACTCACCATTGAATGGATATTGATACAAGACAGCACCTAAACCGTCCACCAGTGTCTTGAAATTAAGTTCACTCACAGTTAAATTAAGCACATCATCAAAGAAGTTACGAAGTGCCGGTACAATTGGAGAAACGTCTACATCAGGTGACAAGAAATCTAGAGCATAGTAGTCACGGGCCATAGCTTCATAATCCCGATTAACCAAGTGAACAACATGACCGATGATAGCAAATCTAGCTTCTTCTGGCGTCTCACTCATCATTCCAAAATCAAGAAACGCAAGCTTTCCATCAGTTGTTGCCAACAGATTACCAGGATGAGGATCTGCATGAAAATATCCATACTCAAGTAGTTGTCTGAGGCTGCACTGTATGCCAGTGTTCACGAGATCCAATACTTTCAACCCTTGTCTCTCAATTGCAGCCTGCTCGTTTAATTTAACTCCATCTACCCACTCCATTGTCAACACTTTTTTGCTGGTATAATCCCAGAAAATGTCTGGGACCAGAACCTCTGCCTTGTCAGCATACAATTTCTTAAACCTCCTCGCATTTTGTCCCTCCTGCAGGCACCTGTTAAAATTAACATGGAAACCCAAAAGAATCTTATACAAACTATGAAGCTGCAGAAAATGTGTGCAGTTACATCATGCATTGTCGAGTCAGGATAAAAACATTCACACTCTCATAGCAGTTAATGACTGGTAACAAAGGCAAGCATGCCAGCGATTGTCGAGGATGGGAAGACTGACCTGAACATAGTTCAGCTCTTGATAGACTCTGCGTGCAAATTCATCAATAAGTGCTATAACATCAGTGGTTATGACGTCaacatatttatttatgaaaaatcCTAGACCTCTTATGAGATAGAAGTCAAGTCCTATCGCTTCTTCAATGCCCGGACGTTGCACCTTTACAGCAACAACCTGCCCAGAGTACTTGAGATGAGCTTTGTAGACTTGACCTAAACTAGCTGCCGCAATTGGGGATGGAGATATGCATGAGAAAACGGAGTCGAGTGGCAATTCCAATTCCCTTTCGATGCAGGAAAATGCTTCTGCATCTGGAAATGTGGGCAAAGCATCCTGAAGCTCAGAGAGCTCCTCCAGATACTCGGGTGGGCAAATGTCAGGCCTTGTGGACAAGGCCTGACCTAATTTGACAAACGTAGGTCCCAAACGAGTGAAAATTGTCCTGAGCTCGGCAGCACGCAGTCGTTTGTTCTGATCGATCACGCCATTCCTTTGGTCCACCAACAGCTTTAACCCAAATGAACCCAGCGATATCAAAATTTCAAGAGTCCTCCGAATTACCTGATTTGATTTACCACCAAACGACCCAAACAACATAACGTTATACACTAATTCAATCAAAAgaccaaacaaacaataacaacacaACGTTATACTAATTCAATAAAAAACCAGCAACCAAGGAATAACAACATAATAATTCAATCTTTAACAGAAAAAACCATAataattcaatgaaaaaaaaaaaagcaagaaaaatgaaaagccagcagaagaagaaagcgaaattgaataaaaaccttGACTGGGCGAGAGCCGTACTTGCCGACAAGCAGTTCGGGGCTGTAAATGGAGGCATTTGCAGCACGTGCAAGGGCCCTTGCCTCCGCCTGAAGGTCGTCCATTCGATCCCCGCCTCCCCGATAGATCTGCACTTTCAGCGCAGGTGTTGCTGGTCTCGCCTCAGCCTCTGCCAGAACTGACCGCGCTGATCTTACTCTAACTCTCATGCTACTTCTCCTTTGGTAAACAGATGCGCTATCCTTTTCCCTTGACGCCGCTCTACAGCCACAAGACCGCCACAAAGTTAACGGCTGACCAACGGCGACGGAGACAATCATAGCTCCTCCTTTGCTCTGCTCTACTGTACTAGCGCAACCACCAGTCTAGATTCCCTCAGCTCAGATTAACCGCGCCTTGCAATTAATATTGTTTCGGTTCGTGGCTGGCCAAATATCTATCATTTGTCTGGTGTAGAAATAGCAGCCACACTCGCCGTGGACTGGCGTGGCGTGTTCTACTGTTGAATAAAATAGTAGCCCAACTCTCACCCAAACATCCTACCACACAATTCACCGTGCAATTAGCGCATCAGTATCACTGGCCTTTTGCGTGtgccaatttttatttattcatttaaaaagaaaaataacagtTAACTAAAGATTAGATTACTACTAGTATTACGGTTGAGTGTTGTGATTTTCTATTTGCAAGAGTATTGTAGAAAACGTATTTGACCAGAATAATTATTTCATTGAtacaatacaaaatatatacaaaagtTTTCCTTGTACAACAAGAAGACCTCTACAATCTAGGAATACATCAATGGAAAGTATCATAAACAAATCAATCATATAATTCCTTCCTATCTAATTACATTGACtttctaacactccccctcaagttggagagcgagtgtcaagaactcccaacttgcgcaACATTGATGAGGATTTTTCCTTGCCTTAGGCCTTTGTAAATTTGTCAGCCAATTGTTGAGAAGAACTGACATATCTAGCATTTATAGAACCGTCTAAAATCTTGTCCCAAATGAAATGACAATCCATCTCTATATGATGTGTTCTCTCATGAAAGACAGGGTTGGCAGCAATGTACAATGCTGATTGGTTATCACAAAACATAACGACAAGCCTTGAAATGGGTATATGCAAATCTGTTAATAAATACTGCAACCAAATGAGCTCGCAACATGTCCCAGCCATGGCCCTATACTCGGCTTCAACTCTAGAGAGCAAAACAAATTTCTGCCTCTTAGTCTTCCATGAAATCAACGAATTTCCCAAGAATACATAATACCCAATTGTAGAACGACGAGTTATTGGACAACCAGCCCAATCCGAATCACAAAAAGCTGTCACAGTTAACTTATTATCTAGACTAGAAAAATAAACCCTGAATTGTGTGGACTTCAAGTATCTCACAATCCGAAGTGTTGCATCCATATGTGGCTAATGCGGTTGATGCATAAAATAGTTGAGTACATGCACGGAGTATGTGACGTTCAGTCTAGTAATGGTAAGATAAATCAAGCATCCCACCAATCTTCGAAACGGAGATGGTTCTTTTGTTGGCTATCCTACACTGGTaggggaaagaaaaaataatgggtttaaatatgattatctcactctaactaatactgaggccttttgtgataaaacccatACCTGACGAATTAGGCAGGTGgaaattaccaagttggggatAGTATTGGTGTCGTTAGAGTGGGGCCCCATGGGCCCGTCGATCTAAAATTCCAACATGGTAACAGAGCCAAGTTACGGGCCTGTGCAAGTCAAAGTGCTTGTCACCAGGAAGTGTGGAATAGGAAACAAGTCTAGACTCTTAACATAGAGTGGCCTCCATTTCCTAAAAGGGTTGAAAACAAGTCTGGACTCCATTGGAGTCGACCTCTGAGTTTCAATTGCTGATGTGTGGATCTCCATTtgtgaaccactaaatgggGTTCCACGTGTGGGGGTGTGTTGGCTATCGCACATCGGTggggggaaaagaaaaaaaaataagggtttaaatatgattaccccactctaactaataccgagaccttttatgataaaattccacacctgacggatttgACAGGTGGTAATTTCAAGTTGAGGACAATATCAGTGTCTTTAGAGTGGACCCCCTAGCCCGTCAATCTAAAATATTAACATCTTTGAGTAGTTTGCCTTTATCGGAAAGTTTGCTTTCCTCCATTGAAAATTCCACAGGTTTTGCACCCAAAAGGCCGCAATCCTTGATTATTATCAGCAAGAGAAGCTCTCATAtcagtggaaagcacaacgCCATAAATCCGGTGAAGCACTATCTACCCCTCACCTCCGTTAGCTAAAATATCACAGAATAAAAGGTATGTCCATTTTCTATCTCTCCAACCGTGCCAAAAGCGCCCCACCAAAATCCagtgagaattaaaatttacaaCGACCTGCAGTCGTCGCGAGATGAGAAAACTTGTACTTGACAACTGGTTTCTAgagatccagaagaatctcatcaaACTTAGAAACCCAGATCGCATTGTTTTCAACAAATCTTGATGACTTCCATGAATCCTCAGTTGTCTAAGATGGTGATGGCAAGACTAACTCCACACAGACCTTCCTCTTTTGTGCCTCCATCAACCCCGTTGTCATCCATGTCTTTGTATGGAGGTTCTTGCTTCGCGATGCCATGTTCTCTAGGTCATGCAAGAACAACGCCAGTCTTTGGTAGCCTtttgattaaattgaatttgggcGACCTCCACAACAACCCAGCTAGCCCTGGGATCAAGATTGGCAGAGACAGAGAAGgaaggaaaataataaaaaaattaggggGATTATGGAATAGTGAGGCaccatgtgaaaaaaaaaaaaaagtttggaaATGTGTGGTTTTGGTTGCAccctaagaagaaaaaaaaaatataaagggaTTTGAACGGTGCACGGCTCCATTtggtaaaaataataaaaaaattgcaaaagggTGCcgacaaaagaagaaaaataaaaacaaatataaaggcTTCTGAAGGTGCACGGCACCATGtggaaagaaatatatatatttcatgttattattatttatgtaaatggtgttggtttaaaaccaTTTGAGAAgttctatttactttaaagcaatttatttatcatggacaGTTTTACCGCTTACtactttaagttttgatttatgtgaatggtgctgaattaaagcccttgtcacaagttttatttacttaaatgcaatttatttactatggctggaattaccgcctattgctttaatttatttattgtacttatCTTTTGTTACGATGAGCATATACAGGacctgaagttccttgatcataTCAGAACTTGCaatttcttgatcctcatcatataaatatgattgaacctgaagttccatcatgcaaaaagaTCAGGCAAAAGTCTTTTGATCCTCAAGATCaggacatgaagttccttgatgagtACCGTAAGTTTGAAGTGTCGCAGTGCCTCAACTTAACTATGATAAAGACCAGAAGAGTCTCAGTCCACACCAGAAGTTCCTTatatccatactcaaaatggtttagcataAGTATAtattaagcggatgaaattgattacccacGCTTTGctcatgaaaatgaaattgccaAGTTTCTACATAGGgacatgtcattttacatgatgcaATATTAATTCGGTTGAGACCTGTTACCAATCATCAATATTtttcagtacaactcgtgtttgggcacaagccaaacattacacatttacgagtttttggttgtgttatctatgtgcctattgcactgccacaatATACTAAAATGAGGCATCATCACATACTAGGAATTTATGTTGGATTTGATTCATtatctatcattcaatattttgAACCCTTGGCTGGGGATATGTTTACCGCGTGGTTTGCGGACTatcattttgataagacaattttctCAACGTTAGGGGGAGAAATTCCAGAATAACgatgagaaaatatcattccagaaTAATGATGAGAAAAGACCATTCCAAAAGAACGAAGGGAATTTGTCTTAATTTGATTCACAAAGCAATCAATATGAAAATGAAGTAAGAACAACTGAATGATGttcaatcaaatgccagatgcatttaatgatgcaaggaaagtgatgaaatcacatatacttgcttcaaatgtgcctacaagaattgatgtccctgttggacaataTAATGAGGCAGtaaatgatttatctgttgcaTGCCTGAAGCATGGCAGACCCTTAGACTCAAAAGGTTCAATCattcgaaagaagaagaatatgacactactgaactattgcattcccAAAGCATAATTGTTGCATGCCAGAAGCATGACAGTCGTCGCATGGATAAACGTCCCAGAAAGGACAATTCGCGGACATGGGCATGTTGGTGTCTCATGCATAAAGCATAGTAGAAATATAGGTTCTAATGACTCAACTCCCGGAAATGGAGATTACAATCTAAGCTCTATAACGCTCAAGAAgaggttatgatccgcattctctaaaattatgactatcctggatgagatagtgtaatgcccttgaagagacaatggatatccaaaagaaatgaaaagtttttatgcatgcgcatgcactTGAGAATATAGGATCACAaattgatgataaccaatgtAATAttggtttttacaagtagctactaaattcatcaatgagctatGTTGATATTGAGTCCCGTTCTTTTCCGTCGAcgaaaggaaagattattgaccaaaaaaatggagaaaggcaatcacattacaattttgtaagaacgtgAAAAAATGAacctatatatgtgtatataatacaaatagccaaaagatgttgaaccaaggagattacatatgggcatttgtaatataGTGAAATACAGTCgcatgatatgacacaaggttacTCAGTGAAACCTGAAATTATACTCTTGTAaacaagttcatatgaatggagaattatatatgaagggttatgagtcgcccacatcatatctcAAAAAGTAAATCCCTTAAGTATACATGGAAGCAagttgctctgtataaatttcaaaggaaaatgtgtcataaagtgtagaaaatccttGAAAGATTCAAATTGCATGAAGAAAGCCCCGGAATGgtaaagcataaaatatgtactcaataccaatggatggtataaattgtCTTGGTGAGTACTATCACTATGATATTGTTGCAACAAACTAAAATCTCTTACAAGAGTCGATGACATTAGattgggactcctgaagagtctaggaagattataaagtgttgaaagGAATATTGTCTCGAACTGCAGATCGAACAATACGCCAACACGAAtattatccatgatgtttatgatattaaagaatcatatggattgaagattatgagttgaatactcaaatgatgtagacactaagaatgatcatttatcttcgtaagggtaaagataaattgatatttggtccagaagtaccacatcttaaTGAAGTATATGCTTTCTTGTATTTGGCAcaatacattgaatgaaataaagcttatctattgatatctccaagaaattacaggtatgtgcatgcacatgagttaaaacaaacaaacaagatggagccttcataaaggttgctcatgtgaagcgTCAATACTCGGTAGTACCCCAAAAGAAGAAGGCATTGGAGATTGATCATGCGACGCCTCAGTACTTGGCAAAAGATCATGAGGGGAAGGCATCAGTTGCCTTCGAAATCTAGTAACGAACCTCTGGtgatcactttgaatccgactttCGGATTCCTGCAGCTGGACGAGTTTTCTTTTCATACTCgtcgagtaattatttgcaagcacgtgtaACACTCTATTCTCGTACTTGAGCCCTctgatctcttgtttaagacttgtcatctcagccatcaatgattcaacttggtgagtttgagcaagtaggcgttggcccatattggaaACAAAGCcagcacactgaacgctgagagccaATGAGGCTTGAATGGCCGACTCATCAAACCGTtttgaaaggattctgttatcctttggagtgagaagattcctagcTATCACTGCAGCGGTTATGTTATTCCTCATCACAAAGTCTCCAACtataagagggccattagaagatgagAAGGACGGGTGCCATATATTATCCTGACGTGACTCGTCAGTATCCCTCCCaagactcaaatctaaacaaaggttagatgggcaagccatttttagaaatgatgaaagaaaaatgaggtcAGATAAAATCTTAAAGGTGCAAGAAGGGGAAAATTCTACATGCAACAGTTTTCCGAGCATACATTTTGAGCACAATTGATGCCTCTATAAAAAGAAGAGGCAACAGAACCACTTGTTCAGAGATCGAAAAGGCACCACtctccgaatttcaaaagccggatTTCCTAGATCAAAGTTCATCAACATTTCTCAGACACAATCTCAGCTTTTTGgatatcacgtgcaactttgtcaaagatttctaacaaagttgaaaacacgtaaATCTTACTattctaattacaccacagttgctgacaagGGTAAAGGCACAACACCACTACTTGCTGTTGGAAAATCTCTATATATGTAGACCTCCGTTCTCCATAACAAGGCAGACTTGCAAGAATACCTAACTTTTCCTCatctccgagaatgcatcttcaacaaagcatcttgaaatactcagttttcttcctctccgagaATATCTCTTCAAACAAGTCACACCatagcaagagtatctcatatcatcaaggacgagagcaagagtatctcatatcatgcaatctccatgtcctttcctttgtctttGTTCTCACCTGCAGgataaggagaaagaaagcaatcagtcgCCACATGGAATCAAGCTCCTGATCTAGAACTGATTGCCCGAAACCTTTGCCTAGTTGCTTACCTTGCATTGCTCTCAAGTACTCATTTTCAACTGTTGATATGATGTTGGTtatttacactgaagctgccaagcatgatGAGTTGCTGAGAAGTGATGTTCTAAATgaccattcaaatgcaagggtTGCATTCCACTCCTGCATCAGGGAACAAATACTGCAAGAGAAGATGTCACACCTGCATATGGGAAAACTAgggaaaataccacttctgcaaggggaacaGATAagacaagtgaaaatgatacattgaagcatgtagagacaAGCACAATAAAACACGTGCCAATTCATCCCCGACGGAGCCGAAGATCACTTGTTACGTGGAGCTGCTCATGGTCCCATTTCATTTGAGAACAAGTCTCAAGGCCTttaaagaaatcacaagtccgattcaagatcaagtgtccaccacccttaAATCGAGTTTAGCTCCAAATAAATGAAGTAAATTTAGACCTTTGGAGGAAGTCTAACAGAAggccctccagcccagttcaagaacaagcctgtggaaagtcaacaaGCACAACAGATATAGTAATACTCATCAAGGGGAGCACCCAAAACAtatcaagattttaacgagtcaATCGAAGACTTGTGGCAAtctaagggggagtgttgtagaACAGTGGATGTCCactcaaagaattcaataaTGGGCCCTTCCACTGTTTGTCGAAGCTTGCCTCATACGACTCCTATtttctatataaatacaaaCTCCACACAACATCAAAGTAATAAGTTCACGAAAgaggaaaaggaagagagaaaagagaggaagaggagatgaGATAACAGAGAGAGTTATTTTACTcctattattctaaattataatgaaagcaccactgctgctccgaggacgcactccagttacactgactgtagaggaacttggtaaattttgtgtcttgttttatttattccactgcacacaccgtCATTTTTACAATAAATCTCACTTGTCTAAATGAGGGTCATGTGTTTGTGCATTTGAACTGCTAATAGGTagttatttttgaaatttgagtcAAATGATTCATTCAGATGATACATATTTTTATTAGATGTTGCCGTGCCTTTTGCAAAGGTTcaatatatttttgttgttgagATACAAAGTTACATATGTTCATAAAACAAGATGTTGAGTTCTATATAAATTCATAGCCATTGCTTGTCGGTAAAGAGTTTATTCCGAGActttattatttctcttattgTTAAATATGTTCCGAGTTGTGTCATGAGGGTACAAAATATATAACAGAGTCCGAAAATTATAGTGCTTCGACTTTAAGttataaattattgaattttaGGAGACAAATGTTTATTGAACTATAAGCACGAGGACAGGGGCAAAAATCTGTATTTAagattgcatttatgcaagcctcaatcttcaagtttgtctttttttttaattttttttttaactttctctttaattgtttattttaatcttGTACCATTGATGTTGTGATtatctttatgattattatcatttcactattttcatattttctattaTTGCTCCAACTATGTACATCCACAAGCATGGCTATAAAACGGTCTTCGGTGCCGTAAAACTGAAGTTATAAAGTCCGAAAGATGCCTGAGA encodes the following:
- the LOC137710803 gene encoding protein ACTIVITY OF BC1 COMPLEX KINASE 3, chloroplastic translates to MIVSVAVGQPLTLWRSCGCRAASREKDSASVYQRRSSMRVRVRSARSVLAEAEARPATPALKVQIYRGGGDRMDDLQAEARALARAANASIYSPELLVGKYGSRPVKVIRRTLEILISLGSFGLKLLVDQRNGVIDQNKRLRAAELRTIFTRLGPTFVKLGQALSTRPDICPPEYLEELSELQDALPTFPDAEAFSCIERELELPLDSVFSCISPSPIAAASLGQVYKAHLKYSGQVVAVKVQRPGIEEAIGLDFYLIRGLGFFINKYVDVITTDVIALIDEFARRVYQELNYVQEGQNARRFKKLYADKAEVLVPDIFWDYTSKKVLTMEWVDGVKLNEQAAIERQGLKVLDLVNTGIQCSLRQLLEYGYFHADPHPGNLLATTDGKLAFLDFGMMSETPEEARFAIIGHVVHLVNRDYEAMARDYYALDFLSPDVDVSPIVPALRNFFDDVLNLTVSELNFKTLVDGLGAVLYQYPFNVPAYYALILRSLTVLEGLALNADPNFKVLAASYPYFAKRLLTDPNPYLRDALIELLFKDGKLRWNRLENLLVQGRKDKDFSAKDALQPVLKLILGSDGEELRTLVIKEAVRVTEAFVWGTFIDTYNYMPNFMRAAIANGNANGPLVMSIAEQESMIELRDQVLRIWGLLQSSENFDPALLQPILQVLQQPEARNLGGRVVGGITQRLAARLLQQVLRVPTTVSALTL